Proteins from a single region of Thalassophryne amazonica chromosome 22, fThaAma1.1, whole genome shotgun sequence:
- the rassf8b gene encoding ras association domain-containing protein 8b, with protein MKAMELKVWVDGVQRIVCGVTEFTTCQEVVIALAQAIGRTGRYTLIEKWRDTERHLAPQENPVVSLNKWGQYATDVQLILQRTGPSITERPTSDRQGRVPERGFYRQSLPPLAKLRPFLAERSLKYKESKWKSLTFTGGAKSLRDIFGRSRNAEVKQTQQRGVNLNLSRVGGGTASVPGSPAKQLSRLVQLQSNKLLVLENRLLGCEVELQDLEDTASDVNDGGNVEETLLLLEQQVRRNDTEMEEEEFWQNELQIEQESERQLRRQLAELHGHVRDCEAKLSEYLTCLKSMEVCLEKERQQKEAELNEEETQAQLEKVKAELEMQSRHTARLESSCRALERSVGQSGRRLQEKEEELEQLTKELRQVNLQQFIQQTGTKVTVLPAQPGGENVNEVECYSLKRLGSARLLPSNLRILQSAVSSSFNPEGIYV; from the exons ATGAAGGCCATGGAGCTGAAAGTGTGGGTGGATGGAGTGCAGCGAATTGTGTGCGGGGTCACTGAGTTCACCACGTGTCAAGAAGTGGTGATCGCATTGGCACAAGCCATCG GACGTACTGGCAGATACACTTTAATTGAGAAATGGCGGGACACAGAACGCCACCTGGCCCCGCAAGAGAATCCTGTGGTGTCGCTCAACAAGTGGGGTCAATATGCCACCGATGTTCAACTCATTCTCCAACGAACCGGCCCTTCAATTACTGAGCGGCCTACTTCCGACAGGCAGGGTCGTGTCCCAGAGCGTGGCTTCTATCGGCAGAGCCTGCCGCCGCTGGCCAAGCTCCGCCCCTTCTTGGCGGAACGTTCGCTCAAATACAAGGAATCCAAGTGGAAGTCTCTGACATTCACTGGCGGGGCCAAGAGCCTACGGGATATATTTGGGAGAAGCCGCAATGCAGAAG TTAAGCAGACCCAGCAGCGTGGTGTGAATCTGAACCTGAGCCGGGTTGGAGGTGGAACAGCATCTGTACCTGGGAGTCCGGCCAAACAGCTGAGTCGGCTTGTACAGTTGCAGAGCAACAAACTCCTGGTGCTGGAGAATCGTCTGCTTGGCTGCGAGGTTGAGTTGCAAGACTTGGAGGATACCGCCAGCGATGTCAACGAT ggAGGAAACGTGGAGGAGACGCTGCTACTGTTGGAACAGCAGGTGAGGAGAAATGACACAGAGATGGAGGAGGAAGAATTCTGGCAGAACGAGCTACAGATCGAGCAGGAGAGCGAGAGGCAACTGCGGCGGCAGCTAGCTGAGCTGCATGGCCACGTACGCGACTGTGAAGCTAAGCTATCCGAATATTTAACCTGCTTAAAG AGTATGGAGGTGTGTCTGGAGAAGGAGCGACAGCAGAAGGAGGCCGAGCTAAACGAGGAGGAG ACACAAGCTCAGCTGGAGAAAGTGAAAGCCGAGCTGGAAATGCAGAGTCGACACACAGCGCGGCTGGAGAGCAGCTGCAGGGCGTTGGAGCGTTCAGTTGGACAGTCCGGCAGGAGATTACAG gagaaggaggaggagctcGAGCAGCTGACGAAAGAGCTCCGACAGGTCAACCTGCAGCAGTTCATCCAGCAGACGGGCACCAAGGTCACCGTGCTGCCCGCTCAGCCTGGAGGAGAGAACGTCAAcg AAGTGGAGTGTTATTCTCTGAAAAGACTCGGCTCTGCACGCCTCTTACCCAGCAATCTACGCATCCTGCAAAGCGCCGTGTCCTCCAGCTTTAACCCTGAAGGCATCTATGTTTGA